A portion of the Oscillospiraceae bacterium genome contains these proteins:
- the murI gene encoding glutamate racemase has protein sequence MDNRPIGVFDSGLGGLTGVRELRKHLPHEEIVYFGDTGRVPYGSRSPETILQYARQDIAFLLSQNVKCIMAACGTVSSTYPAAEAARLPVPYLGVVDAAAREAAFATRNRRIGVIGTAATIRSRSYETLLRKLVPGVEITARPCPLFVPLVEAGYVDHSEEEKQQVTRLVIAQYLTEVRDAGVDTLILGCTHYPLLKTMIGEFMGQSVTLVDPAKTAAHHLERMLSERGLRAAQENEGQAHFYVSDVPDSFVQTADLFLGEYKGGPVEQIAIDKY, from the coding sequence ATGGATAACCGCCCCATCGGCGTATTTGACAGCGGCCTTGGCGGCCTGACCGGCGTGCGGGAGCTGCGCAAGCACCTGCCCCATGAGGAGATCGTCTACTTTGGCGACACCGGCCGTGTGCCCTATGGCAGCCGCAGCCCGGAGACCATCCTGCAGTATGCACGGCAGGACATCGCCTTTTTGCTGTCCCAGAACGTAAAATGCATCATGGCGGCCTGCGGTACGGTGTCCAGCACCTACCCGGCTGCCGAGGCGGCCCGGCTGCCGGTGCCCTATCTGGGCGTGGTGGATGCCGCCGCCCGGGAGGCTGCCTTTGCCACCCGCAACCGCCGCATCGGTGTCATCGGCACTGCGGCCACCATCCGCTCCCGCAGCTATGAGACGCTGCTGCGCAAACTGGTGCCGGGCGTGGAGATCACCGCCCGCCCCTGCCCGTTGTTCGTACCGCTGGTGGAAGCCGGGTATGTGGATCACAGCGAAGAGGAAAAGCAGCAGGTCACCCGCCTGGTGATCGCCCAGTACCTCACCGAGGTGCGGGACGCCGGGGTGGACACCCTGATCCTGGGCTGTACCCACTACCCGCTGCTCAAGACCATGATCGGGGAGTTCATGGGACAGTCGGTCACGCTGGTGGACCCGGCCAAGACGGCAGCCCACCATCTGGAGCGGATGCTGTCGGAGCGGGGCCTGCGCGCGGCGCAGGAAAACGAAGGCCAGGCACATTTTTACGTCAGCGATGTGCCGGACAGCTTTGTGCAGACGGCAGATCTGTTCCTGGGCGAGTACAAAGGCGGCCCGGTGGAGCAGATCGCCATTGACAAATATTGA
- a CDS encoding DUF1934 domain-containing protein — MSKPLKEDYIIRIKSRIEQHIDEPMEDEEKEEFVELMTRGQFVQKGGSYYITYKETETTGYEGCTTTLKIAVDGSRVVMLRFGKNGGVGTQLQIEKGKRNLCHYETGFGSMTLGVTADEIVNELTEKGGTVRFAYLLDANSADLVSRNRLEVTVTHVN, encoded by the coding sequence GTGAGTAAACCGCTGAAGGAAGATTACATCATCCGCATCAAGAGCCGCATCGAACAGCACATCGACGAGCCGATGGAGGATGAGGAAAAAGAAGAGTTTGTGGAGCTGATGACCCGCGGCCAGTTCGTGCAGAAGGGCGGCAGCTACTATATTACCTATAAAGAGACCGAGACCACCGGCTACGAGGGCTGCACCACCACGCTGAAGATCGCGGTGGACGGCAGCCGGGTGGTCATGCTGCGGTTCGGCAAAAACGGCGGGGTGGGCACCCAGCTGCAGATCGAAAAAGGCAAGCGCAACCTGTGCCATTACGAGACGGGCTTCGGCTCTATGACCCTGGGCGTGACCGCCGACGAGATCGTGAACGAACTGACCGAGAAGGGCGGCACCGTGCGGTTCGCCTATCTGCTGGATGCCAACAGCGCCGACCTTGTGAGCCGCAACCGCCTGGAAGTGACCGTGACCCATGTGAACTGA
- the argS gene encoding arginine--tRNA ligase, producing MTEFEKTYQNYNPRQAALDEARALLTAAAKAAMADGTLPEAELPAFIVEIPADVKNGDIASNLAMAGARTWRKAPRMIAEALLAHLPDLTDSVFAKVEIAGPGFINLFLSPAYWAGVVLGACANKEYGRTDHGKGAKYNVEFVSANPTGPMHMGNARGGALGDCLAAVLDWSGYDVTREFYINDAGNQIQKFGKSLAVRYLQQFCGEEAYPLPAECYQGGDIKVLAGEFAEINGDQYVAACQGMDEETLFASDAFAQLKDALVAYALPKNIAALKRDLGKYRIDYDVWFHESTLHESGAVMAVVDKLLELGACYKAEDGAIMYRSAQYAAKYGTVNKKKTEDGTEEEAKDEVLVRANGIPTYFAADIAYHYNKLATRGFAKAIDVWGADHHGHVARMKGAMDAIGLNGNDLDVVLMQMVNLMRDGQPVRMSKRTGNAITLTDLLEEVPIDSARFLFNMHDAGSGIDFDLDQAVKTDNDNPVYYVQYAHARICSILKKMESEGVQFAGAEQVDATLLTEPSEMDLIRMLAAFPQEIVMAAEKYDPSRINRFVIDLASAFHRFYGSCRIQGADSAVQQARLALCIGVKNVIFNVLTMFKITVPEKM from the coding sequence ATGACTGAATTTGAAAAGACCTACCAGAATTACAACCCCCGGCAGGCTGCACTGGACGAGGCCCGTGCACTGCTGACCGCTGCGGCAAAGGCCGCCATGGCCGACGGCACCCTGCCGGAAGCCGAGCTGCCCGCCTTCATCGTGGAGATCCCCGCCGACGTGAAGAACGGCGACATCGCCTCCAACCTGGCCATGGCCGGTGCCCGTACCTGGCGCAAGGCCCCCAGGATGATCGCCGAGGCCCTGCTGGCCCACCTGCCCGACCTGACCGACAGCGTGTTTGCCAAGGTCGAGATCGCCGGCCCCGGTTTCATCAACCTGTTCCTGTCCCCGGCTTACTGGGCCGGTGTGGTACTGGGGGCCTGCGCCAACAAGGAGTATGGCCGCACCGACCACGGCAAGGGTGCCAAGTATAATGTAGAGTTCGTTTCCGCCAACCCCACCGGCCCCATGCACATGGGCAATGCTCGCGGCGGCGCTCTGGGCGATTGCCTGGCCGCTGTGCTGGACTGGTCCGGCTACGATGTGACCCGCGAGTTCTACATCAACGATGCCGGCAACCAGATCCAGAAGTTCGGCAAGAGTCTGGCCGTGCGCTACCTGCAGCAGTTCTGCGGCGAGGAAGCCTACCCGCTGCCCGCCGAGTGCTATCAGGGCGGCGACATCAAGGTGCTGGCCGGAGAGTTCGCCGAGATCAACGGCGACCAGTACGTTGCCGCCTGCCAGGGTATGGACGAAGAGACCCTGTTTGCCAGCGATGCTTTCGCACAGCTGAAGGACGCTCTGGTGGCCTATGCCCTGCCCAAGAACATCGCCGCCCTCAAGCGCGACCTGGGCAAGTACCGCATCGACTATGATGTGTGGTTCCATGAGAGCACCCTGCACGAGTCCGGCGCGGTGATGGCCGTGGTGGACAAGCTGCTGGAACTGGGTGCCTGCTACAAGGCCGAGGATGGTGCCATCATGTACCGCAGCGCACAGTACGCTGCCAAGTACGGCACCGTGAACAAGAAAAAGACCGAGGACGGCACTGAAGAGGAAGCCAAGGACGAGGTGCTCGTCCGTGCCAACGGCATCCCCACCTACTTTGCCGCCGATATCGCTTACCACTACAACAAGCTGGCCACCCGCGGCTTTGCCAAGGCCATCGACGTGTGGGGCGCCGACCACCACGGCCATGTGGCCCGCATGAAGGGCGCGATGGATGCCATCGGCCTGAACGGCAACGATCTTGATGTTGTCCTGATGCAGATGGTCAACCTGATGCGCGACGGCCAGCCCGTGCGCATGTCCAAGCGTACCGGCAACGCCATCACCCTGACCGACCTGCTGGAAGAGGTGCCCATCGACAGTGCACGCTTCCTGTTCAACATGCACGACGCCGGCAGCGGCATCGACTTCGACCTGGACCAGGCCGTCAAGACCGACAACGACAACCCGGTGTACTATGTGCAGTATGCCCATGCCCGCATCTGCTCCATCCTGAAGAAGATGGAGAGCGAGGGCGTGCAGTTTGCCGGTGCCGAGCAGGTGGACGCTACCCTGCTCACCGAGCCCTCCGAGATGGACCTGATCCGGATGCTGGCAGCCTTCCCCCAGGAGATCGTCATGGCAGCCGAGAAGTACGACCCCAGCCGCATCAACCGCTTTGTCATTGATCTGGCCAGTGCCTTCCACCGTTTCTACGGCAGCTGCCGCATCCAGGGCGCAGACTCTGCCGTGCAGCAGGCCCGTCTGGCTCTGTGCATCGGCGTGAAGAACGTCATCTTCAACGTGCTGACCATGTTCAAGATCACTGTGCCGGAGAAGATGTAA
- the dusB gene encoding tRNA dihydrouridine synthase DusB produces the protein MEPLKIGNIVLPHRAVFGPMAGFTDAPCRRLMAQHGAGFTVSEMVSSRALVYGDHKTVSLLKAAPNGAPYGVQIFGEVPQIMGEATAAIEPYEFDFVDINMGCPAPKIVSGGAGSKLMLDPDRCGRIVEQVVAHTSRPVTVKMRKGWDADHVTAVECAKACEQAGAALIAVHARTREQMYTPGIDPEIIARVKQAVHVPVLGNGDIHSAEDAVAMMQQTGCDGVMIARAALGDPWLFERVNAAIEGTPEPKAPNLQARMNALRRQVEEMVEQKGEFVAMPQARAQTMHYMKGLKGAAALRRYCCTLTHLEDLDELIDAVFEEQRKAGLDPDDVREVPFP, from the coding sequence ATGGAACCTTTGAAAATCGGAAACATCGTTCTGCCCCACCGGGCAGTATTTGGACCAATGGCGGGCTTTACGGACGCCCCCTGCCGCCGCCTGATGGCGCAGCACGGCGCAGGCTTTACGGTCAGCGAAATGGTGTCCAGCCGGGCACTGGTGTACGGCGACCACAAGACGGTCAGCCTGCTGAAGGCCGCGCCCAACGGGGCACCCTATGGCGTGCAGATCTTTGGCGAGGTGCCCCAGATCATGGGCGAAGCCACAGCCGCTATTGAACCGTATGAGTTCGACTTTGTGGACATCAACATGGGCTGCCCGGCCCCCAAGATCGTGTCCGGCGGCGCGGGCAGCAAGCTGATGCTGGACCCGGACCGCTGCGGCCGCATCGTGGAGCAGGTGGTGGCCCACACCAGCCGCCCGGTCACGGTCAAGATGCGCAAGGGCTGGGACGCCGACCATGTGACCGCCGTGGAGTGCGCAAAGGCCTGCGAGCAGGCGGGCGCGGCCCTCATTGCGGTACACGCCCGCACCCGTGAGCAGATGTACACCCCGGGCATCGACCCGGAGATCATTGCCCGGGTAAAGCAGGCAGTCCATGTGCCGGTGCTGGGCAACGGCGACATCCATTCGGCCGAGGATGCCGTGGCCATGATGCAGCAGACCGGCTGCGACGGCGTGATGATCGCCCGTGCTGCGCTGGGCGACCCGTGGCTGTTTGAGCGGGTGAATGCCGCCATCGAGGGCACCCCGGAACCCAAGGCCCCCAACCTGCAGGCCCGCATGAATGCCCTGCGCCGTCAGGTGGAAGAGATGGTGGAGCAGAAGGGGGAATTTGTGGCGATGCCGCAGGCCCGTGCCCAGACCATGCATTATATGAAGGGGCTGAAGGGCGCTGCCGCCCTGCGGCGCTACTGCTGCACCCTGACCCATCTGGAAGATCTGGACGAGCTGATCGACGCTGTCTTTGAAGAGCAGCGCAAAGCCGGTCTGGACCCCGACGACGTGCGGGAAGTGCCGTTCCCGTAA
- the yfbR gene encoding 5'-deoxynucleotidase → MLYPFNALLARMKYITRWSLMHSTRAESLSEHTCDTALLAHTLCLIARRYTGTPCRPKTVAVAALYHDAPEIITGDLPTPVKYHSATLRDAYKAMERESVASMTAMLPDELAEEVAPFLTGELLTAEETKLLKAADRLSALVKCLEEQRSGNHEFDAALAQQKAALEAMHCPEADWFIAHCLPCYTQNLDELTRQDG, encoded by the coding sequence ATGCTGTATCCGTTCAATGCCCTGCTGGCACGCATGAAGTATATCACCCGCTGGAGCCTGATGCACTCCACCCGGGCCGAGTCGCTCAGTGAGCACACCTGCGACACTGCCCTGCTGGCCCATACCCTGTGCCTGATCGCGCGGCGGTACACCGGCACCCCCTGCCGCCCCAAAACAGTGGCGGTAGCGGCGCTGTACCACGATGCCCCGGAGATCATCACCGGGGACCTGCCCACGCCGGTCAAGTATCACAGCGCCACCCTGCGCGACGCCTACAAGGCCATGGAGCGGGAAAGCGTGGCCAGCATGACGGCCATGCTGCCGGACGAGCTGGCCGAAGAGGTCGCACCCTTCCTCACCGGAGAGCTGCTCACGGCAGAGGAAACCAAGCTGCTCAAGGCCGCCGACCGGCTGAGTGCCCTGGTCAAGTGCCTGGAAGAGCAGCGCAGCGGCAACCACGAGTTTGACGCGGCACTGGCCCAGCAGAAAGCCGCGCTGGAAGCCATGCACTGCCCGGAGGCCGACTGGTTCATAGCCCACTGCCTGCCCTGCTACACCCAGAATCTGGATGAGCTGACCCGGCAGGACGGATAA
- a CDS encoding YfhO family protein, protein MEQFGMSRQLRLPGQQKDRFWRAVVLCALTAAVFFLPFYIMDGGFFHYAGDFNSQQISFYRYMNGFLKGAGYPDSTFAGAPRNTFSWATDLGSGAMNAYSFYLYGSPFFWFSMLFPQRWLPYLMVPLLVLKFGVAGGGAYLYLKRYVKNWDYAVLGACLYALSGFAVYNVFFNHFVDVVALFPYLLWALDEAMYNKRHGLFAFWAAVNLLNNYFFFAGQVVFLAIYFVCKLTTGDYRLTVKRFVQLAFESLLGVAMGCLLLIPAVLSLLQNPRTIDLASGWGFLTYGKVQQYLAILLSWVMPPDSPYLTSIWSEGVIKWTSMSAYLPLCSLAGALAYWRARHGDSKKRIVAVCAVCALVPILNSAFYALNSSYYARWYYMPVLILAAMTVNALEDHNTDLDTPARGLGWIMLATLAFALVPVLDNDTGTWSLGVLKNPGQYFVVLGFGLGGLLFYRLICQKWRADSRFAQRMTAAVVAFACVFSMVHIGIGKFGQWYTDSDLVEQDNNALLLKEDLPEGDYRVDTYKIHDNIGMWLDKSCLQYFGSTAAPSILSFYPALGVKRDVRSEPELSNYALRGLLSVEYLITTPEQQADFESQADDGWAYYDELDGFVLYKNKNYVPMGFTYDYYVTEETYGQVNKNSRANLLMRALVFSDEDAAVYGKYLAELPNEKQSELTYDAYVQDCANRRAQACSMFQMNNAGFHAEITLENANLVFFSVPYDDGFTAYVNGEQTDIVRVDDGMMAVLCPAGTSSIDFVYQADGLALSRTGTLAALPVWLVYTAYFVWRKRKKSKV, encoded by the coding sequence ATGGAACAATTCGGAATGTCCCGGCAGCTGCGGCTGCCCGGGCAGCAAAAGGATCGGTTCTGGCGGGCGGTGGTGCTGTGTGCGCTCACCGCAGCCGTTTTTTTCCTGCCGTTCTACATCATGGACGGCGGATTTTTCCACTATGCAGGCGACTTCAACAGCCAGCAGATCAGCTTTTACCGGTACATGAACGGCTTTTTGAAGGGGGCAGGCTACCCGGACAGCACCTTTGCCGGGGCACCCCGCAATACCTTCTCCTGGGCAACGGACCTGGGCAGCGGTGCCATGAATGCCTACTCCTTCTACCTGTACGGCTCGCCCTTCTTCTGGTTCTCCATGCTGTTCCCGCAGCGGTGGCTGCCCTACCTGATGGTGCCGCTGCTGGTGCTCAAGTTCGGCGTGGCGGGCGGCGGTGCGTACCTGTACCTGAAGCGCTACGTCAAGAACTGGGATTACGCCGTGCTGGGTGCCTGCCTGTATGCACTGTCCGGCTTTGCGGTGTACAACGTGTTCTTCAACCACTTTGTGGATGTGGTGGCGCTGTTCCCGTACCTGCTGTGGGCGCTGGACGAGGCCATGTACAACAAGCGTCACGGGCTGTTTGCCTTCTGGGCGGCGGTGAACCTGCTCAACAACTACTTCTTTTTTGCCGGGCAGGTGGTGTTCCTGGCCATCTACTTTGTGTGCAAGCTCACCACCGGCGACTACCGCCTGACCGTGAAGCGGTTTGTGCAGCTGGCGTTTGAAAGCCTGCTGGGTGTGGCCATGGGCTGCCTGCTGCTGATCCCGGCGGTGCTGAGCCTGCTGCAGAACCCGCGCACCATCGACCTTGCGTCCGGATGGGGCTTTCTGACCTACGGAAAGGTGCAGCAGTATCTGGCCATCCTGCTCAGCTGGGTGATGCCGCCGGATTCTCCCTACCTGACCTCCATCTGGTCGGAAGGCGTCATCAAGTGGACCAGCATGTCGGCCTATCTGCCCCTGTGCAGTCTGGCAGGTGCGCTGGCCTACTGGCGTGCCCGCCATGGCGACAGCAAAAAGCGCATTGTGGCGGTGTGCGCCGTGTGCGCGCTGGTGCCCATCCTGAACAGCGCATTCTACGCGCTCAACTCCAGCTACTATGCCCGCTGGTACTATATGCCGGTGCTCATCCTCGCGGCGATGACCGTGAATGCGCTGGAAGATCACAACACCGATCTGGACACCCCGGCCCGGGGCCTTGGCTGGATCATGCTGGCTACGCTGGCCTTTGCACTGGTGCCCGTGCTGGACAACGACACCGGCACCTGGTCTCTGGGTGTGCTCAAGAACCCCGGCCAGTATTTCGTGGTGCTGGGCTTTGGCCTGGGCGGATTGCTGTTCTACCGTCTGATCTGCCAGAAATGGCGGGCAGATAGCCGCTTTGCCCAGCGCATGACGGCGGCGGTGGTGGCTTTTGCCTGCGTGTTCAGTATGGTGCACATCGGCATCGGCAAGTTCGGCCAATGGTACACCGACAGCGATCTTGTGGAGCAGGACAACAACGCCCTGCTGCTGAAGGAGGATCTGCCGGAAGGCGATTACCGCGTGGACACCTACAAGATCCACGACAACATCGGCATGTGGCTGGACAAGAGCTGCCTGCAATATTTCGGCAGCACGGCGGCCCCCAGCATCCTCAGCTTTTACCCGGCCCTGGGCGTCAAGCGGGATGTGCGCAGTGAACCGGAACTCTCCAATTATGCCCTGCGGGGCCTGCTGAGTGTGGAATACCTCATCACCACACCGGAACAGCAGGCGGACTTTGAGAGCCAGGCCGACGACGGCTGGGCCTATTATGACGAGTTGGACGGTTTTGTGCTGTACAAGAATAAAAATTACGTTCCCATGGGCTTTACCTACGATTACTATGTGACCGAGGAGACCTACGGGCAGGTGAACAAGAACTCCCGTGCCAACCTGCTGATGCGGGCACTGGTGTTCAGCGATGAGGACGCTGCCGTTTACGGCAAATACCTCGCCGAGCTGCCCAACGAAAAGCAGAGCGAGCTGACCTACGACGCCTATGTGCAGGACTGTGCTAATCGCCGCGCCCAGGCGTGCAGCATGTTCCAGATGAACAATGCCGGCTTCCACGCGGAGATCACGCTGGAGAATGCAAACCTCGTGTTCTTCTCGGTGCCCTACGATGACGGCTTCACGGCCTATGTCAATGGGGAGCAGACCGACATTGTGCGGGTGGATGACGGTATGATGGCGGTGCTGTGCCCGGCGGGCACCAGCAGCATCGACTTTGTGTATCAGGCCGACGGCCTTGCCCTGAGCCGCACGGGAACGCTGGCCGCCCTGCCGGTATGGCTGGTGTACACGGCATACTTTGTGTGGCGCAAGCGTAAAAAGAGCAAAGTGTGA
- a CDS encoding ABC transporter substrate-binding protein, translating to MKTMNMISRRSFLKAAMAASAVSALALTGCGGAASSASTSTAASSEAASSAVAGETFKVGIVNYVDHASLNQIVASVESRLDELGKEKGVTFDYADYYANAQADQSNLNQIGADLVADGVDVIVAVATPTAATMLAAVEDTEIPVVYSAVTDPAAAGFDGGEDMTGTSDALNTAAIMNLILAADPEINTIGLLYDLSQDSSTQAIADAKAFCDEKGIQYIEKNGTTTAEVQMAAEALVAAGVKAVFTPTDNTIMTAELSIYETFTEAGVMHFTGADSFALNGAFVGYGVDYVQLGEATADMVAEILCDGKSAAEMPYQTFDNGIVTINTETAAALGFEGDKLDGLKEAFKPYCTEIVEVTTAENFS from the coding sequence ATGAAAACCATGAACATGATCTCCCGCCGCAGCTTCCTGAAGGCCGCCATGGCCGCTTCCGCCGTTTCCGCACTGGCACTGACCGGCTGCGGCGGCGCAGCATCTTCCGCCTCCACCAGCACCGCCGCTTCCTCCGAGGCCGCTTCCAGCGCCGTGGCCGGTGAGACCTTTAAGGTGGGCATCGTCAACTATGTGGATCATGCTTCCCTCAACCAGATCGTGGCATCCGTGGAGAGCCGTCTGGACGAGCTGGGCAAGGAAAAGGGCGTCACCTTTGACTACGCTGATTACTACGCCAACGCACAGGCCGACCAGAGCAACCTGAACCAGATCGGCGCCGACCTGGTGGCCGATGGCGTGGACGTGATCGTGGCTGTGGCCACCCCCACCGCCGCCACCATGCTGGCCGCTGTGGAAGATACCGAGATCCCGGTGGTGTACTCCGCCGTCACCGACCCCGCTGCTGCAGGCTTTGACGGCGGTGAGGACATGACCGGCACCTCCGACGCCCTGAACACCGCCGCCATCATGAACCTGATCCTTGCCGCAGACCCGGAGATCAACACCATCGGCCTGCTGTATGACCTGAGCCAGGATTCCTCCACGCAGGCCATCGCCGATGCCAAGGCTTTCTGCGACGAAAAGGGCATCCAGTACATTGAAAAGAACGGCACCACCACCGCTGAGGTGCAGATGGCTGCCGAAGCCCTGGTGGCTGCCGGGGTCAAGGCCGTGTTCACCCCCACCGACAACACCATCATGACTGCTGAGCTGTCCATCTACGAGACCTTCACCGAGGCCGGCGTGATGCACTTCACCGGTGCCGACAGCTTTGCCCTGAACGGTGCCTTTGTGGGTTACGGCGTGGATTACGTCCAGCTGGGCGAGGCCACCGCCGACATGGTGGCCGAGATCCTGTGCGATGGCAAGAGTGCCGCCGAGATGCCCTACCAGACCTTTGACAACGGCATTGTGACCATCAACACCGAGACCGCCGCCGCTCTGGGCTTTGAGGGTGACAAGCTGGACGGCCTGAAGGAAGCCTTCAAACCCTACTGCACCGAGATCGTGGAAGTGACCACGGCGGAAAACTTCTCCTAA
- a CDS encoding ABC transporter permease, with protein MLASIFSLNVIQTALELGCIYALVALALFLSYSILNIADLSTDGCFTLGCAVACQVALTGHPILALAAAMAAGVCSGFVTAFLQTRLGVESIMAGIIVNTGLYTINLAAMGFSSTMSLVKTETIFSLAKKSLGFLGSWYKLVLVGVIIALACAAMLGFLGTRLGLSIRATGDNTAMVRASSINPAFTITVGLCVSGALCALSGGLLAQYQKSCDINVGTGMVTIALASLIIGETLVGKRTMLRRILGVVFGSCLYRFIVAVALRFNVPAAAMKLVSAIIVAVAISMPAIREHFAFEKRKHAARARRAAAVKEGK; from the coding sequence ATGCTGGCGAGTATCTTTTCGCTCAACGTCATCCAGACCGCGCTGGAGCTTGGCTGTATCTACGCTCTGGTGGCGCTGGCACTGTTTCTGAGCTATTCCATCCTGAACATCGCAGACCTGTCCACCGACGGCTGCTTTACCCTGGGCTGTGCGGTGGCCTGTCAGGTAGCACTGACCGGCCACCCCATTCTGGCCCTTGCGGCGGCCATGGCGGCGGGCGTGTGCTCCGGCTTTGTCACTGCGTTTTTGCAGACCCGCCTTGGTGTGGAAAGCATCATGGCCGGTATCATCGTCAACACCGGCCTGTACACCATCAATCTGGCGGCCATGGGCTTTTCCTCCACCATGTCGCTGGTCAAGACCGAGACCATCTTCTCGCTGGCCAAAAAGTCGCTGGGCTTTCTGGGCAGCTGGTACAAGCTGGTGCTGGTGGGGGTGATCATCGCCCTGGCCTGCGCCGCCATGCTGGGCTTTCTGGGCACCCGGCTGGGCCTGTCCATCCGGGCCACCGGTGACAACACCGCCATGGTGCGGGCCTCCAGCATCAACCCGGCCTTTACCATTACCGTGGGCCTGTGCGTGTCCGGTGCGCTGTGTGCGCTGTCCGGCGGTCTGCTGGCCCAGTACCAGAAGAGCTGTGACATCAACGTGGGCACCGGCATGGTCACCATTGCGTTGGCCTCCCTGATCATCGGCGAGACCCTTGTGGGCAAGCGCACCATGCTGCGCCGCATTCTGGGCGTGGTGTTCGGCAGCTGCCTGTACCGTTTTATCGTGGCTGTGGCTCTGCGCTTCAATGTGCCGGCCGCTGCCATGAAACTGGTGTCGGCCATCATTGTGGCCGTGGCCATTTCGATGCCAGCCATCCGGGAGCATTTTGCCTTTGAAAAGCGCAAACATGCCGCCCGTGCCCGCCGCGCCGCGGCCGTGAAGGAGGGAAAGTAA
- a CDS encoding ATP-binding cassette domain-containing protein — MEMLQLNDLHKTFNPGTVNEKVALNGVSLHMEAGDFATIVGSNGAGKSTLFNAITGGFIADEGSIVLGGQDITFEPEHQRSKVIGHLFQDPLKGTAPNMTIEENLALAYLRAGTAPHAIFSRISRKDKELFREKLSLLDMGLEDRMKQPVGLLSGGQRQALTLLMATLVTPKLLLLDEHTAALDPATAEKVLELTRNIVAEKKITCLMVTHNMHQALELGNRTLMMDAGRIVFDVQGEERSRMTVDDLLEKFRENAGKTLDNDRILLSKVEADN, encoded by the coding sequence ATGGAAATGCTGCAGCTGAACGACCTGCATAAGACCTTCAACCCCGGTACCGTGAACGAAAAGGTGGCTCTGAACGGAGTGAGCCTGCACATGGAAGCCGGGGACTTTGCCACCATCGTGGGTTCCAACGGCGCGGGCAAGTCCACCCTGTTCAATGCCATCACCGGCGGATTCATCGCCGACGAGGGCAGCATCGTGCTGGGCGGGCAGGACATCACCTTTGAGCCGGAGCACCAGCGCAGCAAGGTCATCGGCCACCTGTTCCAGGATCCCCTCAAAGGCACAGCCCCCAATATGACCATTGAGGAAAACCTTGCGCTGGCCTACCTGCGTGCCGGGACCGCGCCCCACGCCATCTTCTCTCGCATCTCCCGCAAGGATAAAGAACTGTTCCGCGAGAAGCTCTCTCTGCTGGACATGGGCCTGGAGGACCGCATGAAACAGCCGGTGGGCCTGCTGTCCGGCGGCCAGCGGCAGGCGCTGACGTTGCTCATGGCCACGCTGGTCACCCCCAAATTGCTGCTGCTGGACGAGCACACCGCCGCTCTGGACCCCGCCACGGCGGAAAAGGTGCTGGAGCTGACCCGGAACATCGTGGCCGAAAAGAAGATCACCTGCCTGATGGTCACTCACAACATGCATCAGGCGCTGGAACTGGGCAACCGCACCCTGATGATGGATGCGGGCCGCATCGTGTTCGACGTGCAGGGCGAAGAGCGCAGCCGGATGACCGTGGACGACCTGCTGGAAAAGTTCCGCGAGAATGCCGGCAAGACGCTGGACAACGACCGCATCCTGCTGAGCAAGGTGGAAGCAGACAACTGA
- a CDS encoding GNAT family N-acetyltransferase, whose amino-acid sequence MKITIRTPQMQDYDRFSAIMDQVQQMHVEWRPDVYKPASPLVTKGLFAELLKGDSWYIAETDGIVVGVLEVFKRHVEGPAQVTKDVLFVSTMAVEEAYRGKGIGHQFFEKVKQLKAKKGCDTIELQVNARNKKAYEMYRNYGFTEKSINMELK is encoded by the coding sequence ATGAAAATAACGATCCGTACCCCACAAATGCAGGATTATGACCGATTTTCTGCTATTATGGATCAGGTGCAGCAGATGCATGTCGAGTGGCGGCCGGATGTCTACAAACCGGCTAGTCCGTTGGTTACAAAAGGGTTGTTTGCTGAGCTCCTGAAAGGGGACAGCTGGTATATTGCCGAGACGGACGGCATCGTTGTTGGTGTTCTGGAAGTCTTCAAGCGCCATGTGGAAGGCCCGGCGCAGGTAACAAAGGATGTTTTGTTCGTTAGTACCATGGCGGTGGAGGAAGCGTACAGGGGCAAAGGCATCGGCCACCAGTTCTTTGAAAAAGTGAAGCAGCTCAAGGCGAAAAAGGGATGTGACACCATCGAGCTGCAGGTGAACGCCAGAAATAAAAAGGCGTATGAGATGTACCGGAACTACGGCTTTACGGAAAAGTCCATCAATATGGAACTGAAATAA
- a CDS encoding methylenetetrahydrofolate dehydrogenase, with amino-acid sequence MKARIPKHREFIINFPDSIDNAKANEGWAKLQQIVEDYKKAHNGASVYAPTFIEDCEPEVKKLQEEYGFEYTVEYVQ; translated from the coding sequence ATGAAAGCACGCATTCCCAAACACCGCGAGTTCATCATCAACTTCCCCGACAGCATCGACAACGCCAAGGCCAACGAGGGCTGGGCAAAGCTGCAGCAGATCGTGGAGGACTACAAGAAGGCCCACAACGGCGCTTCCGTCTATGCCCCCACCTTCATCGAGGACTGCGAGCCCGAGGTCAAGAAGCTGCAGGAAGAGTACGGCTTCGAGTACACCGTCGAGTACGTTCAGTAA